In one Nicotiana tomentosiformis chromosome 6, ASM39032v3, whole genome shotgun sequence genomic region, the following are encoded:
- the LOC104097730 gene encoding TPR repeat-containing thioredoxin TTL1-like — MSEMGLNGLTDRLKNSLSCNEFNNDGTEINKPDFRELDLSSPVSTRPKSNGLTTSTSSSSSSSGSMSGQNGSYPNPNRFNTNHSGELSGSVDSSRRFKPGHTRSRSDSQPLIYSGRSSVNSPALNSLPTGNICPSGKILKTVIPSKSSKTDVFGSRTGNYGIGSIIRGGGVDISGAANAVKEKTYSQFTSNPEELKRIGNVNYKKGNFAEALNYYDKAIAISPGNSAYHCNRAAALMGLKRVAEAVKECEEAIRLDPSYFRAHQRLGSLLLSLGQVENARDHMCFQGHQPDQADLQKLQAVEKHIGKCTDARRVSDWWSTLREADAAIASGADASPQLFACRAEALLKLHRLEDAELSLSNARKSESSTVGSQSKNFGMLSEAYILFVQSQMELALGRFENALTTIERAGQIDPRSIEVSVLFNNMRLVGRARARGNDLFKSERYTEACAAYGEGLRLDSSNAVLYCNRAACWYKLRQWEKSVDDCDQALHIQANYTKALLRRAASNTKLERWAEAVRDYEVLRKELPQDNEVAESLFLAQVALKKSRGEDVYDIKFGKEVELVSGLEQFQTAISSPGASVVHFEAASNLKCKQISPVFHTLCTKYPSMNFLKVDVDESPAIATAENVRILPTFKIYKQGSCIKEVVSPSPEVLESLVRHYTI, encoded by the exons ATGTCAGAAATGGGTCTTAATGGTCTAACTGATCGGTTGAAAAACTCACTGAGCTGCAATGAATTTAACAACGACGGCACCGAAATTAACAAGCCCGATTTCAGGGAACTGGATCTGAGTTCACCTGTTTCAACCCGCCCCAAATCGAATGGACTCACCACTTCAacaagcagcagctccagctcaTCCGGATCAATGTCGGGTCAGAATGGTTCCTACCCGAATCCTAACAGGTTCAATACGAATCACTCCGGTGAACTTTCCGGTTCAGTAGACAGCTCACGTCGGTTCAAACCAGGCCATACCAGGTCCCGGTCCGATTCTCAACCGCTAATCTACTCCGGTAGAAGCTCTGTAAATTCCCCTGCTTTAAATTCACTTCCCACAGGCAATATTTGCCCTTCAGGTAAAATTTTAAAAACAGTCATTCCTAGTAAATCTTCAAAGACTGACGTTTTTGGGTCAAGGACCGGAAATTATGGCATTGGCAGCATAATTCGGGGCGGTGGGGTTGATATTAGCGGTGCTGCCAATGCCGTAAAAGAAAAAACTTACTCGCAGTTTACATCAAATCCAGAAGAGTTGAAGAGAATAGGGAATGTGAATTATAAGAAGGGTAATTTTGCCGAGGCTTTGAATTATTATGATAAAGCTATAGCGATTTCGCCTGGAAATTCTGCATACCATTGTAATCGGGCAGCTGCATTGATGGGTCTTAAACGGGTGGCGGAGGCTGTAAAGGAATGTGAGGAAGCTATTAGATTGGATCCGTCATATTTTAGGGCGCATCAACGGCTAGGATCTTTGCTACTTAG TTTAGGACAGGTTGAAAATGCCAGAGATCATATGTGCTTCCAAGGGCATCAGCCAGATCAGGCCGATTTACAGAAGTTGCAAGCAGTGGAGAAACATATTGGAAAATGCACTGATGCCCGTAGGGTTAGTGATTGGTGGAGTACATTGAGAGAAGCTGATGCAGCAATTGCTTCTGGAGCTGATGCATCTCCTCAG CTATTTGCATGTAGAGCGGAAGCTCTTTTGAAGCTACACCGATTAGAGGATGCTGAATTGAGCCTATCAAATGCTCGCAAGTCTGAATCATCTACTGTGGGATCCCAGTCAAAAAATTTTGGGATGCTCTCTGAAGCATACATACTATTTGTTCAGTCTCAAATGGAGCTGGCTCTGGGAAG GTTTGAAAATGCACTTACCACCATTGAGAGAGCTGGACAGATTGATCCTCGAAGTATTGAAGTTTCAGTTTTATTCAACAATATGAGGTTGGTGGGACGAGCTCGTGCACGTGGCAACGATCTATTTAAATCTGAGAGATACACTGAAGCTTGTGCGGCTTATGGGGAAGGTCTCAGGCTAGATTCTTCAAATGCAGTTCTATACTGCAATAGAGCAGCCTGCTGGTACAAACTCAGGCAGTGGGAAAAATCAGTGGATGATTGCGATCAAGCTCTCCATATTCAGGCAAATTATACTAAAGCCCTTCTTCGAAGAGCTGCCTCAAACACCAAG CTAGAAAGATGGGCTGAAGCTGTTAGAGATTATGAAGTTTTGAGGAAGGAACTTCCACAGGACAATGAAGTTGCTGAATCATTATTCCTAGCCCAAGTTGCCTTAAAGAAATCACGTGGAGAAGATGTTTACGATATTAAATTTGGTAAGGAGGTGGAGTTGGTTTCGGGTCTTGAGCAGTTTCAAACTGCAATCTCATCACCTG GTGCATCTGTAGTCCATTTTGAAGCAGCATCCAACCTAAAATGCAAGCAGATATCTCCAGTTTTTCACACATTATGCACTAAATATCCTTCCATGAACTTTCTCAAG GTGGATGTGGACGAGAGCCCGGCAATTGCTACTGCAGAGAATGTCAGAATCCTACCAACATTTAAGATTTACAAACAGGGCAGCTGCATAAAGGAGGTAGTTTCGCCAAGCCCAGAGGTGTTGGAGTCATTGGTGAGGCATTACACTATTTAA